The proteins below come from a single Melitaea cinxia chromosome 9, ilMelCinx1.1, whole genome shotgun sequence genomic window:
- the LOC123656758 gene encoding histidine protein methyltransferase 1 homolog: MTSFKFNFSGNTDDLHEKDKEEIKWFDSEEVIPSHQVKEIKDLLSHAKMFVCGDVEIGHVSVNNMITYLKYKGIGTVLELAEKKHSDLVTGKYEGGLKIWECTYDLIEYFEDNSKTIMFKNKKVLDLGCGAGILGIYSLLKGGIATFQDYNKEIVQYSTIPNVYLNFEEEELSAEIKKCKFYSGDWASFNKLLDESEKFDIILTSETLYNPSNYNKLISLFKDRLSDNGDIFIASKTYYFGVGGGTRQFETAIKDSSLDNEVIWKTTNGIQREILKIKHS; the protein is encoded by the exons atgacctcttttaaatttaatttctccGGTAATACCGATGACTTACACGAGAAAG ATAAGGAAGAAATCAAATGGTTCGATAGTGAAGAAGTTATCCCAAGTCATCAagtaaaagaaattaaagattTGTTGTCTCATGCTAAAATGTTTGTATGCGGCGATGTGGAGATAGGACATGTATCAGTTAACAATATGATAACGTATTTGAAATACAAGGGGATTGGAACTGTTCTTGAACTTGCTGAGAAAAAACACAGTGACCTAGTCACCGGTAAATATGAAG GAGGATTGAAAATTTGGGAATGTACATATGATCTAATTGAATATTTCGaagataattcaaaaactattatgtttaaaaataaaaaagttttagattTAGGCTGTGGTGCTGGTATACTGGGAATATATTCATTGTTAAAAGGTGGAATTGCCACTTTTCAAGATTat AACAAAGAAATAGTACAATACTCTACCATACCAAATGTTTACTTAAACTTTGAAGAGGAGGAATTGAGtgcagaaataaaaaaatgtaaattttattcagGGGACTGGGCTTCATTCAACAAACTTTTAGATGAATCTGAAAAGTTTGACATAATACTCACATCAGAAACGTTGTACAATCCAAGCAATTACAATAAACTTATTAGCCTATTCAAAGATAGATTAAGCGATAATGGTGACATTTTTATAGCatctaaaacatattattttggtGTTGGAGGTGGTACAAGACAATTTGAAACTGCTATAAAAGATTCATCTCTAGATAATGAAGTTATATGGAAAACAACTAATGGGATACAaagagaaattttaaaaataaaacattcttga
- the LOC123656759 gene encoding pyridoxine/pyridoxamine 5'-phosphate oxidase-like: MGTKFLQFCYSRQLASFRKMSIDIGGMRIKYKDREETFLEKHLVSKEPFNQFKAWFEEACARKEILEPNAMCLATATKEGVPSARFVLCKGYGKDGFKFFTNYGSRKAKEMEENPNVAATFYWEILNRSVRIEGVVEKLSEEESTKYFHSRPVPSQIAASTSYQSTPIESRDVLCEREKVLEVEYMIPGKEVPKPTFWGGYIIRPRSVEFWQGQRDRLHDRIKFRKPKEGELPDEKLLHQGEDGWVFERLSP; the protein is encoded by the exons ATGGGAAcaaagtttttacaattttgctaCAGCAGACAATTAGCAAGTTTTCGAAAAATGAGTATTGATATTGGtg gaatgAGAATAAAATATAAGGATAGGGAAGAAACATTTCTGGAAAAGCATTTGGTATCAAAGGAACCATTCAATCAATTCAAAGCATGGTTTGAAGAAGCTTGTGCAAGAAAAGAAATCTTGGAACCTAATGCCATGTGTCTCGCAACTGCTACTAA AGAGGGTGTACCTTCAGCGAGATTTGTATTATGTAAAGGTTATGGAAAAGatggttttaaattttttactaattacgGTAGCAGAAAAGCTAAAGAAATG GAAGAAAATCCTAATGTTGCAGCAACATTCTATTGGGAAATACTGAACAGATCTGTAAGGATTGAGGGTGTTGTTGAAAAACTGTCTGAAGAAGAATCCACAAAATATTTTCACTCTCGACCTGTTCCAAGTCAAATTGCTGCATCCACTAGCTATCAAAGCACTCCGATTGAATCAAGAGATGTACTTTGTGAAAGAGAAAAAGTTTTAGAAGTTGAATATATGATACCAGGAAAGGAAGTTCCAAAACCTACATTTTG gGGTGGATACATCATTCGACCAAGGTCTGTTGAATTTTGGCAAGGTCAAAGAGATAGACTACACGACAGAATTAAGTTTAGGAAGCCTAAGGAAGGAGAGCTTCCAGATGAAAAGCTCTTACATCAAGGTGAAGATGGCTGGGTCTTTGAGAGATTGTCACCTTAA
- the LOC123656760 gene encoding proteasome activator complex subunit 3 → MTDVAKKVQDYKDSLKQKAEHLIIRGFPEKIVKLNELLETSNFQNRDLSDVHQDLNIPVPPPIQPQNEPNAKRQRVDSSEVSSNSSIEGTRVYALPNGTVPCNKPLSDLIHLVKPHIRELVEDSNLLKMWISFMIPKIEDGNNFGVSIQEDTLAEIQSVESEAAAFFDQISRYFISRAKIVSKVAKYPHIDDYRRAVRELDEKEYLSLWLVMCEIRNRYCSLHDIVIKNLEKIKKPRSSNADSLY, encoded by the exons atgacagACGTTGCAAAGAAG gtCCAGGACTACAAAGATTCCCTGAAACAGAAAGCAGAACACTTAATTATAAGAGGATTCCCAGAAAAGATAGTTAAGTTGAATGAACTTCTAGAAACgtcaaattttcaaaatcgggaTCTGTCAGACGTACATCAG GACTTAAACATTCCAGTGCCTCCTCCAATTCAGCCTCAGAATGAACCAAATGCTAAGAGGCAGCGTGTAGACTCATCGGAGGTATCAAGTAACTCATCAATTGAGGGTACTCGAGTGTATGCGCTGCCAAATGGAACAGTACCATGTAATAAGCCACTTAGTGATCTAATACACCTTGTCAAACCACATATTAGAGAACTGGTTGAAGATTCAAACCTG cttAAAATGTGGATTTCATTTATGATCCCAAAGATAGAGGATGGCAATAACTTTGGTGTATCAATACAAGAAGACACCCTGGCTGAAATACAATCTGTTGAATCAGAAGCCGCAGCATTCTTTGACCAAATTTCGAGATACTTTATATCCCGAGCAAAGATAGTATCAAAAGTTGCGAAATATCCACATATTGACGATTACAGAAGAGCTGTAAGA GAATTAGACGAGAAAGAGTATTTGTCTCTTTGGCTTGTAATGTGTGAGATTCGCAACCGCTACTGTTCCTTACATGATATTGTCATCAAGAATTTAGAAAAAATCAAAAAGCCACGCTCCTCCAATGCAGATTCATTATACTAG